From the genome of Nicotiana tabacum cultivar K326 chromosome 2, ASM71507v2, whole genome shotgun sequence:
CTCTACGAAAACCAACCAGTAAGACCAAGTCTTTCAGCCTGTTTTTAAGCTGCATGATTATTAATCATTAAAACTTCAATCTCCAGCAAGTTGGATTTGACTTAATATTCCTAATTCTTGTGAAATTGAGATGGATATACTCATCAAGAAGTTGAAATATTCTTAACCAAGTTGTAGTTCTAGCTGTCCATCCTTAAATTAGACGATAACTCAAGTATATGAAAAATATCGACAATTGTAAATGAATGATGTATTTTTATAAGGTTAATAATATTATTAAAGTTTTATGCTTTGCTCCAAGATgtcataatattaattttttagtttgatCAGTTTGTTTATATACATCAAAAAGAGAAATAACCCAAATTGAAGCCCAAAATAAATCAAACTGAAGGCCAAAGCAGTATGGCATCGAAAACCTCCAAATCCTGAATGCACCTTTCATTTAGAATGATATGTCTCATGCGAGTTGGGATGGTGCAACTCTTGAAATTACCCCTCCTGCCTCTCATTCTATCCCATAAGAaggggaaaaaaataaaattgtggCATGGAGAAGTCCTTATGGATATGAAAGGAAAGTAAATTTACTAAACCAATACATCAGTCTCATGAGTAAGTTACTCTTTGTAGTCCAAGCTACCAAAACATCATTTGGGAAATGGGGATTagtaaaaagaggaaaaagaaaacgaCCCCACCAATGCCCTAGCTTCCAAAATTAAGAAATCAAGTTAAACAATAGAAACAGCTTTGCTTGTGCGAGTTCGTTTGCATTGCGAATCCCAATCGAAGTAAAGAATGAGAGTTGTGGTAAATTAACAATCACCAAAAAACTAGTCAATATATAATGAATCTTACGTTATTGAATAGGTTTGGACATATCCTATATAAGAAGCACACTAGAAACAGGTGAAGCAGAGACGTCTTCGTCTAGATGCCAGCTTCCATCATTATATATTTACCcttgttgtttgatattattacaTTAACTATCATCACACAGTTTAGTAAATAAAGGGAACTTTTGAGGCATTTTCAAAGCCTACTTTTTCTCCACAAATGCATAGTACAAAAACGTGGGACCCACAATTTAGTGAACAAAGGAAATTTTGGGGAATTTTCGACAGATGCATAGTATCTAAACGTGGGACCCATTTGAACACATATTTACCCAAGACTTCTCCACATATGCAAAGTACAAATTGTCAGACCACTATTCCTTGAAAGTTGCATCTGTTTATAAGCACATAATACAAATACTTCAACCaaatctaagattttctaaatcaAGTATATTTGGCAGCTCATTTATTTCAAGCACagaaattgaaaaggaaattgAATTTGAATTCAATTAAATATATAAGTTTTATGCAATTAGGACCTAATAGATAACTAATTGCTGAGTTTGAATAGCAAATATGTTAAATCAATAGTTAAGCTTGAATAAATAAAATTGACAAGTTAAAACGTAGCAGAATAAATTCACTAAATAAAAGAATATAGTAGAATAAATTCATTAAATAAAGAATAATTTTTACAAATAAATATATGCtaggtttaagaaggtaaatacAATACTATAACATTTTACAATTTAAGTAGTTTGTAATGCTTTCAAATAGTAGTACAATTATTTAGGCGCCAACTCTTTCGGTACGAAGGAATGTACATACCTTTTTTTTCTAATAAAGTAATATTAtgtaaataaaatttattgtaAAATTTTACATTAATTTTGCAACTTTAAAATTTGTTTCTAATTTAACTTTTACGATATTATTTTTAACCTATTAACCCTTATATTGTCATgagtttatttatttttaaatactaaCATTTAAGCTAATTACTAATTTAGTTATTAACTTAATTTATATTTGTTATTTACCCTAAATAATGGACCAAATCActagtatatatattatggaaAAAACCGATAATTTACACCATTTTAATTTAGTTACTTCTTGAGTTGCAAGTGATATGTCTATTTGCATTACTACCGTTTGAAACTGATTTGACTATCCCGCGAAAATAAGAAATGATGAAAACTTGTGTTAATATTTCGTCGAAAAATATTTCTTACACTCActtattatttataatttttttttaatatcatacgcgaaatttaaatataataactaTTTCTAAAAGTTTAGTTAAAATTATTGAATTGGATGGTATATAGTGTTCAATCTCGAGAAAGTTGACTCGTTAAGGATATTCAAGTAGTAGATATTTAAGAGCTAAGtagttaaatattttgaaaattttccttAATACTTGAGAAtattgattaaaaattaaaattatttacagGGATATTCTATGAAAATACCAATTAAAATATTACTATAATATTAGAATATTCTTCTTTCATAACAGTTTTAATTACAATGTTGGGCCCGTGCGACAGCACGGGCTTTACTTCCGCTAGTTTTCCTAGACACGTCTTACATTGATACTGTAAAAATTGCATGgtgcgccctatttggtcgcccctttttaacttatacccgtttcattttttcatttgcaTCCGTActcatttttttgttaaaagcgttttaaaaagatgattttgcccttctttaataaaagactattgacaaacTGCAGGACAAAAATTTTAGCATGtttaggctgaagttttagcaaataaattaaaaaacttcagcttgtttcgactgaagtttcggataaaactcgggacaaaactgtagactgcgttACAAAAGTTCAGtatgttttggtatgaagttttagcaaatgaactaaataacttcagcataaattagcaaaaactctttagaaaattacatactgcaagacaaacttaagcatgtttagtctgaagttttagcaaatgaactaaaaaacttcagcatgttttgtcggaagttttagcaaatgaactatataacttcagcatgcattagcaaaaactcattagaaaattacatactacaagacaaaaacttaagcatatttagtctgaagttttagcaaatgaactaaaaaacctAAGCaagtttagtctgaaattttagcaaatgaactaaataacttaagtatgtttagtatgaaattttagcaaatgaactaaataacttaagcatgtttagtctgaaattttagcaaatgaactacataacttcagcatgtttagtctgaaattttagcaaatgaactaaataacttcagcatgtttagactaAAGTTTCGAATAAAattcatgacaaaactgtagattgcaggataaataacttcagcatgcattaccatgaagttttagcttcaatgtgaaacaatttcatgctatattagcatgaagttttagcttcaacatgaaataacttcatgctacattagcatgaaattttagctttaaggtgaaacaacttcatgcaagtgtgattctgaagatgaatctGGACAAGTTTCTAATTTTCTTATAAAGTTGCTGAGAGGAGAGGAGGAGAtcgttttatatcttttgtcaagggtgtaattgtcatattattacggatGTTTTGTGAGatggctaccaaatcaataattttaaaaaatagggtACAGGTTAAAAGGTGACACAAATATAGGGTACGGCTGCAAATCCTCCATTGATACTTCGGCGTGACGAAAAATAAACAAAAGGTTTCATCACATTGATGTCTCAGACATATGGGTAGATATAGTTATTGTTTAGTAATTACTGAAAAGAGGAAAGGGATTTCTTGATAGCTTCTGAGAATGGAGGTAACTATAACCAATTAAACTTCAGTGTACCTAAAGATGTGACAAGACCACACGTTAGGATTGCAAGGTTATACAAGGGGAAGCTCTAACTACTCAAACATAGACTAATAGTCCAGGTGAAGTTAAAGAACTGAGCAAAAAAGGAGAAGAGTCACATGCAATGGAATCCGATTATGTACATTAACTGGAGCAAGCCAAATAACATTTCCGGACAAGCTATCGAATGGAAATGACAACCTGCACTAAAAATGTAGCAAACAGTTTCCTAAGTGTGTCTAAAGGCCTAGGACCTCGACCGCGAAAATCATGGTGGTAGAATATGAAGATGCAATAAGCTAGTGAAGCAAAAGAATAGCTACACAGAACGAAGCTACCAAAAGCTGAAGATATGGAGAACCCTTCGGAGGGAGACGAGAAAGCTAATAGTAAAATCCAAGGTAATTAAGCCTCAGATGCCCTATACTGATAGTTACGCAGAAAGGGAAGAAAGAAATGTACAAACAAACATGACTAAGAGACAAGATGGGTAAATACTTGCTTGAGGTTAAAGTGTACTAAAGAACTTCCCTAACAAGTTTTGGTAAGAGATAGTCAGATCAAAGAGAGAATGATGGCCTGTTTTGATCAATTGCTCCAACCACACGAATTATTTTATAGATACTCTTACTTTCTACAGTGCACAAACTTCTGTTGTCGAATTAGACCTGCAGAAGTAAAAGATGCCATGAAAATATGAAGGTTAGAAAGGCACCTTTAATATAGTATTCCATGTATTAAGGAGTGAAAGAAGCCAAACGAGTAGAGTGCAAAACGGTAACCAGAAAGCCACGATATACCTAGCAATAGAATTCTGAAACCAGGCTTTCGATATTAAAGTGACAAAATAACTATGCGGGAGAATGTGAGTATATTGTCTCAGCAAAAAGTCATCTACTCTTCGACTCATCTACCAAGAAATAACTCTTAATACATTACCGCTATTGTTGCACAAGAAATACACAATTGCACCCTTCCTTCGAATGTAACAGCTACATCATTTTTGCTACTGTGAGAGCTAGGGGTGATATTTCACAGCTAGAACTTGGACTTATGGCGAATTAAAGTGTGAACTCATTGAAATAAATTCTCTATCTTTCTATGCTAACACTTCTACAACAAAATGGGCCTCAAACCTTTTGTCAGAGTATCTTTTTGCAATCAAAgccataatcatctatatatgGTTGGTCACTACTAGTTATACGATAAATAAACGGGTAATGTCCCTATTAGTATCGTATGTCTTGACTATGAAGTAACTCAACCACAGCACCAACTACACCCTTTCCCTCGACCGAAATGTCAAAGCCGGGCTCTTCGATTTTCCTTTTTAAGATTTTATCCAGTTCCCCTCGCAGTTTCTGCAAAATTTGATTGCACGAGGAAAtaagtttatttttgaaataataaaaaatgtaCACCGCAAAGATGAAAATGTTGCACCAACCAGGTGTCACACCTTTATCAAATCCAACACACTTTTTGATGCAGAAAAGTGAAGATAGCCTCCTAGCATTTCAATGCCCTCTCCACTTTTGCTTGGACTGAGATTACCCCCAAACATAAGGAGAGCATAATCTGACATATTTGTTGAATCTCTGATATAAATGCTTGTAGTCTTGACTTTCTCACTGTAAACCAAGTATGGAAGAGGGAAAAGATGAACACCAGCATTAACAGACGCAGGGTGAatatcaacttttccaacttcttTCGTGTAAAATGCAGTACGCTTTCCTCTTCTTTTACACTGCACAACATTTGGGTAGAGACCCGCACAAAGGATAGCGCATACCATCTCTAAATCATTGCTATACTCATTGTATGCCTGCAAAATCAGATCACTATCTTTCAATCTTGCTAATGAATGGGTGCAGTACTGCTATATGGACTTAAATCAGGAGCTAAATCTTATTTGCTTCTTCCACATCATGATATATATGCTTTCTGTATTTGTGTTCCCACTCTCCCTCCCAAGGGCCACCCATATGAATAGTACCCCCTACGAATAATAAACATTTATGACAAGACATGGTTAAACCAGACTGAAACAGCATTAGAGCAGAGAGATCTTCAAGAAGAAATTTGGAGACATCACCTTAGCTCCTCGTGATTTATCCACAAAACCGATATCTGACAGTAGGTCTACAAACTGATTTCTCATGTCTTCCAACATCTGCAACGTTACAGGAGACAAAAAGTTTTCCCAACAGAATGCTCTTTCTTTTCTATAATGTTTAGCATCTTTCCATCCTTCAAATGCTTTAAGAAGTGCAATATGGTCACTGCATCAAAGAGAATAGTGTTTCACATGAATAAAGAAATATTTCATTtcacaaaatgatgccattcttGGAAGCCAGAGTCATATAAACCATTTTTTCGGGTTTAACCTGCAAGAATCACCAGCAAATGATCTTTTGGCAGCATCTGCTTCCTCTTTCCTGTTTATTGGAAGGACAAAAGGATCACGGTGTGCAAGAGCAGCAGCAATAGTCAGTGCAGGGTTTAGACATTGGAAGATGGACCCCATCAGAAGCATCTTTCCAATATTTGGGTCCAGAGGTAGAGTGCAAAGATGGCGACCTGTAAAGCAACATTCAAAGTAAACGCTCCCATCTGGAAAATACAGAGAAAGATAGATGCAGTATACAGCAGTATACAAACCAAGAGGAGTAAGCTCTTCTGTATCATCCAGCGCTCCAATAGTTTTGAGAAGTTCAATGGCATTGTGGACAGAGAGAGGATCTGGAGGTTGAAGTGCCTTGGCCAGAAAGGATTCAATAGCGCCAACCTGCAAGCTCTTAATTTGGAGACAAAGCTCCTGTAATGGTGTTCGAAGAATCTCAGGTAGTTGATATTGAGGCATTGCATCATGTATTAGTTTCGGATACAACCTATAACAAACTCCAGGTTGCACACGGCCTGCACGACCACGTCTCTGCAGAAAATAAAAATTCTCCAGTAAGGCAGAAAATTAAGCCAaatgaaattgaaagaattggGATGGCAATGTGCTCCAAATATATCAATCTAAATTCATTCTGCACTTTTAATTACCTGATGTGCCGAGGCCTTTGAAATCCATGATGGTAATAAACAAGCTAGCTTGTTAAGAGCATCATAACTAGTCTCTTTCGCCTTTCCACAGTCTATGACGTACACGACATCATCTATAGTTATACTGCTCTCAGCTATGTTGGTTGCAAGCACAATTTTCCTGCATGATCAGACCAAAGATGTtcatttgcaaaaaaaaatactCTGACTGATTCATCATAAATTGGCTAATTTACATTGGCCGCCAGCCTACCGCAACCCGCCTTTATCCGAACTTGGGACCGGCATGGTGGAATTACTTGAGGTCCCACGGTGTATGGTATTTGTTGATGACATTGTGCTCATTGACTGCAAGGGTGTGAACCAAAAGCTTAAACTATGGAGGAGCACTCTAGAGTGTGAGGGTTTTCGATAAGTAGAAGTAAGAGTGAATATATGCTCGTATTCCGGGAGAATGGAATAATAGCTGAAGATATTACACAGAATCAAATGCGGATGATTGAAATGGAGAAGCGCTACCAGGGTGTGATAGGAGGATGCCTACAAAGTGAAAGATAAGTTCTATAAAACAATTTATAAACTTATATGACCAGCAATGTTATATGAGAATGAATGTTGAGCTGCTAAAGTCAACATATCCACAAGATGAAATTCCCAGAGATATAGATGCTAAGATAGATGTGCGGTCATATAGGTTAGAAAAAGATTAAAAATGACCACAATCGTCAGAAGGTACATGTAGCACAATTGAAGATAAAATGAGAGGTCGATTGAGATGGCTTGGTCATGTCCTATGTTGACCTCCAGATGAACCGGGCAATAGGTGCAAAACCATGATAAGCGAAGGTGTTAAAAAGAAATGTAGATATGAAACCGCATGATAGTTGTCTCGAAATGCCTATaatctcttggaatcaataaagaCTTAACGAAAGATTTGGCACAATGGAAGAAAAAGATTTATAATAGGATATACCAATTAGTTGGGAACAAATTTTAGtgatgttttttttaaaaaaaaattatattttagtgATGTTAATACGTATACTTTAGTTCCTATGTTTTATAGGAGTCTTTTAGCTCTATTAGAGATTCTTATGCCAATAGGAAAATATAGAGAATTTCTAGTATTCTTCATTTAAATTCATTTAATTAATATTAGCTTGAGATGAATTTAATTAGGGAACGTggtcagtgaggattcatatagccgaccctTTGGAAGTCCACCATCAGATtacaagaaataaaagaaaaagtaatGCTACACCTGAAATATCGAATGCTTGAGTAATGGTACTATTGCTAAAAGGTAGTTTTAGCTAAAAGATTAAAGTATGCGAATTCTTGGACATCCACCTTTGCTCAACAAAGAACGCACCTCATGCTAGCAGATGGGCGATCAAATATTTCTCGTTGATTTATTGTTGGCATTGAACCATGAAGAGGGAGGATCAAAAACTTCCTGGTGTCTCCAAGGAAGTTGTTAGCCTTAATTTTATCAAGCAGCTTAGAAATGTCATCCCAACCAGTCAGGAATACAAGAATTGCACCTTCACCTTCACGACGACAAATATACTCAATCGTTGCTTCCACCTACTCAAAGATGAAaggaataaaaaaattcaaagttaGGAAACACGAAAACCTGTGCAACCAATGCAATAAATGTGTCTTCGATAAGACCCCACGGTCAATAAGGAGCTATAAATCAAAATGATCTGCCTGAACAAAACTCCTTTCATCTGTGAACATGTAAAGTACGTACAAGACCCAAATCAAGCAGCGAACCAGACCATGCTTCAAGAGATTGTCTTGTAGTCGTGTTGTAGCCTTTAAAATGGGAACCAATGTCCACATCCTACAAAACAGACATCTTCAATAAGCGCCTCCTTGGTAAAAGAATAAACATATCATGTAAAGGAGTAATTGTCGTTTTCAAATGCAGTTACAATAAATAACTCACTAACTAGTCACACATTTCGCTTGAAACGATCAGATAACTAAAGGATGAAGAACATACAAGTTCTGACACAACACAATTTTCACAGTACAGAGTCAAATGAATGGCTCAAACCTAATTAATTTGTTCTTAGAATTGGCTACTCAGTTCGAGAAAATAGATGCCCTCCCAAAACCTGAACCTTCTAATTTAAAAGGGTCAGTCAAGCATAATGCTGGCAACAATTCTCCCCTCAATGTGAACCACCTGACACACAGCCTCACATCCCCCAAACAGCATTTTTCTATTAGGAGGGCAATCTTTATAGAAATTAAGTTCAATAAAAGCAGCTTCTAACTGGCTAAGAGACACCAGCATTTTACTCAAGTCACGAGGCCATTCAAGGCATCCATagtgtgagaaggcacgggagaaaatatgttattgatattggatgataaatacaatacaagagattcctatttatagctatacactacaaggagatattactcatcttccaatgtgggacaagactataCTATACATATTTGTAAACTAAAACtacccctcaagccggtgcatacacatcatatgtaccgagcttgttacacatgtaactaatacgagaaccagtaagagacaCAGTGAAAAcatctgctagttgatcattcgactttacaaactttgtaacaatatctcctaaaagtattttttctctTACAAAGTGACAGTCggtctcaatgtgtttagtcctctcatggaacaccggatttgacgcaatatgaagagcagcttggttatcacacaccagttccatcttgctgatttctccgaacttaATTCCTTGAGCATCTGCTTGAACCAAAGTAACTCACACGTtgccatagccatggcccgatattcggcttcggcgctagatcgagcaactacattctgtttcttgctcttccacgagaccaaattacctcctactagaacacaatatccagacgtagaacgtctatcaaaaggtgatcaTGCCCAATCAGCATATGTGTACCCAACAATATGcgcatggcctcgatcctcgaatagtaatcctttgcctagagctgactttatataccgaagaatgcgaacaactgcatcccagtgactatcacagggagaatccataaactgacttacaacactcaccgaaAAAAAAATgccaggtctagtcactgtgaggtaattcaatttgccagccaacctcctatatctcgtagggtctctaagaggctccccctgtccaggcagaagcttagcattcggatccatagaagagtcaataggtctgcaacccatcattccagtctcctcgagaatgtctaaggcatacttccgctgtgaaataacaatacctgagcgacctcaatacctagaaaatacttcaatctgcccagatctttagtctggaagtgctgaaagagatgctgcttcagattagtaataccatcctgatcattgccagtaataacaatatcatcaacataaaccactagataaatacacagattaggagcagaatgccgataaaacataaagtgatcagcctcactacgagtcatgccgaactcctgaataattgtgctgaacttaccaaaccaagctcgaggggactgtttcaaaccatatagtgacctgcgcaatctgcacacacaaccattaaactccccctgagcaacaaaaccaggtggttgctccatataaacttcttcctcaagatcaccgtggagaaaagcattcttaatgtctaactgataaggaggccaatgacgtacagcagtcatggacaaaaagagacgaacagatgctactttagccacgggagagaaagtatcactataatcaagcccaaaaatctgagtatattcttttgcaacaagacgagccttaagccgatcaacctggccatccgggccgactttgactgcataaacccaacgacaaccaaaaGTAGACTTATctgcaggaagaggaacaagctcccaagtgtcaCTAGCATGTAAAGCAGatatctcgtcaatcatagcatgtcgccatcctggatgagatagtgcctcacctgtagacttagggatagaaacagtggacaaagaagatataaaagcataatgaggtgacgacagacgatgataacttaaaccgacatagtggggattaggattaagtgtggatcgtacacctttgcggagtgcaattggttgactaagaggagacaagtccgcagtaggtgcagaatctgatgcggggcgtgaatcacctgggcctgatgctggatgtgaacgacgatgataagtcaagagtggtggagctgtagaaggttgaactggattatgtggaggaactggagctataggtggtggagctacaactggagctataggtggtggaactggagctataggtagTGGAGAtggagtgactgaatctccaaaagatgaaactggtagtacctcagaaatatctaagtgatgacctgaacctgtgaagtatgattgggtttcaaagaaggtaacatcagcggacataaggtaccgctggaggtcaggagagtagcatcgataccccttttgtgttctcgagaaacccagaaatacgcacttaagagcacgaggagctaacttatctgttcctggagtaaggttatggacaaaacaagtgct
Proteins encoded in this window:
- the LOC107798029 gene encoding DExH-box ATP-dependent RNA helicase DExH1 isoform X1 gives rise to the protein MSVRLLNPQSSALLHFHFRNSLSSSAPRSCVPSHFRLKSSAMSYRPNSRGGRRGSGSGGGRGGAGRGGGGRGGGGRGGEQRWWDPVWRAERLRQQAAEMEVMNENEWWGKMEQFKKGGEQEMVIRRNFSRDDQQKLADMAYQLELYFHAYNKGKALVASKVPLPSYRADLDERHGSTQKEIRMSTEIEERVGNLLSSSQDTVSGGTSSSTSGSSAKLSSKALETARPKLTVENDTAKQRLNNELKQKQEKTRESEKVKAMISFREELPAFKVKYEFLEAVASNQVLVVSGETGCGKTTQLPQFILEEEISSLRGADCNIICTQPRRISAISVAARICSERGENLADTVGYQIRLESKRSAQTRLLFCTTGVLLRQLVQDPDLTGVSHLLVDEIHERGMNEDFLLIILRDLLPRRPDLRLILMSATINAELFSKYFRNAPKIHISGLTYPVAELFLEDVLEKTRYLIKSEADSFQGSSRRRQRQQDSKRDPLTDLFEDVDIGSHFKGYNTTTRQSLEAWSGSLLDLGLVEATIEYICRREGEGAILVFLTGWDDISKLLDKIKANNFLGDTRKFLILPLHGSMPTINQREIFDRPSASMRKIVLATNIAESSITIDDVVYVIDCGKAKETSYDALNKLACLLPSWISKASAHQRRGRAGRVQPGVCYRLYPKLIHDAMPQYQLPEILRTPLQELCLQIKSLQVGAIESFLAKALQPPDPLSVHNAIELLKTIGALDDTEELTPLGRHLCTLPLDPNIGKMLLMGSIFQCLNPALTIAAALAHRDPFVLPINRKEEADAAKRSFAGDSCSDHIALLKAFEGWKDAKHYRKERAFCWENFLSPVTLQMLEDMRNQFVDLLSDIGFVDKSRGAKAYNEYSNDLEMVCAILCAGLYPNVVQCKRRGKRTAFYTKEVGKVDIHPASVNAGVHLFPLPYLVYSEKVKTTSIYIRDSTNMSDYALLMFGGNLSPSKSGEGIEMLGGYLHFSASKSVLDLIKKLRGELDKILKRKIEEPGFDISVEGKGVVGAVVELLHSQDIRY
- the LOC107798029 gene encoding DExH-box ATP-dependent RNA helicase DExH1 isoform X2 codes for the protein MSTEIEERVGNLLSSSQDTVSGGTSSSTSGSSAKLSSKALETARPKLTVENDTAKQRLNNELKQKQEKTRESEKVKAMISFREELPAFKVKYEFLEAVASNQVLVVSGETGCGKTTQLPQFILEEEISSLRGADCNIICTQPRRISAISVAARICSERGENLADTVGYQIRLESKRSAQTRLLFCTTGVLLRQLVQDPDLTGVSHLLVDEIHERGMNEDFLLIILRDLLPRRPDLRLILMSATINAELFSKYFRNAPKIHISGLTYPVAELFLEDVLEKTRYLIKSEADSFQGSSRRRQRQQDSKRDPLTDLFEDVDIGSHFKGYNTTTRQSLEAWSGSLLDLGLVEATIEYICRREGEGAILVFLTGWDDISKLLDKIKANNFLGDTRKFLILPLHGSMPTINQREIFDRPSASMRKIVLATNIAESSITIDDVVYVIDCGKAKETSYDALNKLACLLPSWISKASAHQRRGRAGRVQPGVCYRLYPKLIHDAMPQYQLPEILRTPLQELCLQIKSLQVGAIESFLAKALQPPDPLSVHNAIELLKTIGALDDTEELTPLGRHLCTLPLDPNIGKMLLMGSIFQCLNPALTIAAALAHRDPFVLPINRKEEADAAKRSFAGDSCSDHIALLKAFEGWKDAKHYRKERAFCWENFLSPVTLQMLEDMRNQFVDLLSDIGFVDKSRGAKAYNEYSNDLEMVCAILCAGLYPNVVQCKRRGKRTAFYTKEVGKVDIHPASVNAGVHLFPLPYLVYSEKVKTTSIYIRDSTNMSDYALLMFGGNLSPSKSGEGIEMLGGYLHFSASKSVLDLIKKLRGELDKILKRKIEEPGFDISVEGKGVVGAVVELLHSQDIRY